The Clostridiaceae bacterium HFYG-1003 genome includes a window with the following:
- a CDS encoding AbgT family transporter → MAKPTHDNTAKRGGVLKSIEAIGNALPHPAIIFVILTALVVVISYFVAKSGLQVTYYDARQAKEVTIGATNMLSVEGLRFFFNSATGNFTGFAPLGTVLVAMLGVGVAEYSGLINASLKKLLSNVPASLLTAVVVFAGVMSNVASDAGYVVVIPLGAIVFAGAGRHPIAGLAAAFAGVSAGFSANLLVGTLDPLLAGITNEALKASGSDYTMLATGNFYFMFVSTFLLTILGTVVTERIVEPNLGPYTGEFKPDAEKLTAVENKGLRNAGIALLLFALLMAFLTVPQNAVLKEVDAAGKLNLNNFMHSGLIFMILLLFLIPGYVYGKATGKIKNTNDLVEAMTSAMKSMGGYLVLAFFAAQFVAFFGKSNLGTILSVEGAGFLERIGFKGIPLVLGFILISAFINLFMGSASAKWAIMAPIFVPMMMRLGLTPELTQVAFRIGDSSTNIITPLMSYFAMIVVFAKKYEKDSGLGTLISTMLPYSVVFLIGWAIMLIIWMLVGLPLGPGAALYM, encoded by the coding sequence ATGGCAAAACCAACCCATGACAACACTGCCAAACGCGGTGGTGTACTCAAATCCATTGAGGCCATCGGTAACGCTCTGCCTCATCCAGCTATTATTTTCGTCATTCTCACCGCGCTCGTCGTCGTCATTTCCTACTTTGTCGCCAAGTCCGGACTTCAGGTAACTTACTATGATGCCAGACAGGCCAAGGAAGTAACGATCGGAGCAACCAACATGCTGTCCGTGGAAGGACTGCGGTTCTTCTTCAACTCAGCCACCGGAAACTTTACCGGCTTCGCGCCACTGGGTACCGTTCTGGTTGCCATGCTGGGTGTCGGTGTTGCTGAATACTCCGGACTGATCAATGCGTCCCTGAAGAAGCTGTTGAGCAATGTTCCCGCCAGCCTTCTGACTGCGGTGGTTGTATTCGCCGGGGTTATGTCCAATGTGGCCTCTGATGCCGGATACGTTGTGGTTATTCCTTTGGGAGCCATCGTTTTCGCCGGAGCCGGCCGTCACCCCATCGCGGGTCTGGCAGCGGCCTTTGCCGGAGTTTCTGCCGGATTCTCCGCCAACCTGCTGGTCGGAACTCTGGATCCGCTGCTTGCCGGTATCACCAATGAAGCCCTGAAGGCTTCCGGTAGTGATTACACCATGCTTGCCACCGGCAACTTCTACTTCATGTTTGTCTCCACCTTCCTTCTGACGATTCTTGGAACCGTCGTTACCGAACGAATTGTCGAACCGAACCTGGGACCATACACAGGTGAGTTCAAGCCCGATGCAGAGAAACTGACCGCTGTGGAAAACAAGGGTCTGAGAAATGCCGGAATCGCTCTTTTGCTTTTTGCTTTGCTCATGGCCTTCCTGACCGTACCGCAGAATGCTGTGCTCAAGGAAGTCGATGCTGCCGGAAAACTGAACCTGAATAACTTCATGCACAGCGGTCTGATCTTCATGATCCTCCTGCTGTTCCTGATTCCTGGCTATGTTTACGGAAAAGCTACCGGCAAGATCAAGAACACCAATGATCTGGTTGAAGCCATGACCAGCGCCATGAAGAGCATGGGCGGGTACCTTGTACTGGCTTTCTTTGCGGCTCAGTTTGTGGCATTCTTCGGAAAATCCAATTTGGGAACCATTCTCTCCGTCGAAGGCGCCGGTTTCCTGGAGCGCATCGGCTTTAAGGGAATTCCGCTGGTGCTCGGATTCATTTTGATTTCAGCCTTCATCAACCTGTTCATGGGATCCGCTTCCGCCAAGTGGGCGATTATGGCACCGATCTTCGTGCCGATGATGATGCGTCTGGGACTGACTCCGGAACTCACTCAGGTTGCCTTCCGGATTGGAGATTCCTCCACCAATATCATCACGCCGCTGATGAGCTACTTTGCGATGATTGTCGTCTTTGCCAAGAAATACGAGAAAGACAGCGGCCTGGGAACACTGATTTCCACCATGCTGCCCTATTCCGTCGTATTCCTGATCGGCTGGGCCATTATGCTCATTATCTGGATGCTGGTGGGACTCCCGCTGGGACCCGGAGCTGCCCTGTACATGTAA